A single Pseudoalteromonas phenolica DNA region contains:
- a CDS encoding ParA family protein, with translation MKIWTVANQKGGVGKTTTTVSLGGILAKQGKRVLLIDTDPHASLTYYFGIDSEELEVSVYDIFARGTAMESEEILQALCPSTIENLDILPATMAIATLDRSMGNRNGMGLILKKTLAKINEHYDYAILDCPPVLGVLMVNALAASERVLIPVQTEFLALKGLDRMMRTMELMQSSQAKQYNYTIVPTMYDKRTKASLEAYKTLLANYEGFVWPGVIPVDTKFRDASLAQQAPIEYCPKSRGVFAYKALLEYLMKGS, from the coding sequence GTGAAAATCTGGACTGTAGCAAATCAAAAAGGTGGTGTTGGTAAAACAACGACTACTGTTAGCCTTGGTGGGATCCTTGCTAAGCAAGGAAAACGTGTTTTGCTTATAGATACAGACCCTCACGCTTCTTTGACTTATTATTTTGGCATTGACTCTGAAGAGTTAGAAGTCAGTGTGTATGATATTTTTGCTCGAGGAACTGCGATGGAAAGCGAGGAGATTCTCCAAGCTTTGTGTCCTTCAACCATTGAGAACCTTGATATTTTGCCTGCAACTATGGCGATTGCTACCTTAGACAGGAGTATGGGTAATCGAAATGGCATGGGTTTAATTCTGAAAAAAACACTGGCGAAAATAAACGAACACTATGATTATGCCATTCTTGATTGCCCGCCTGTTTTAGGGGTGTTAATGGTAAATGCATTAGCTGCCAGCGAACGTGTACTGATCCCTGTGCAAACAGAGTTTCTAGCGCTTAAAGGCTTAGATCGTATGATGCGTACTATGGAATTAATGCAAAGCTCTCAAGCAAAACAATATAATTACACCATAGTGCCAACCATGTATGATAAACGGACAAAAGCTTCACTAGAAGCATATAAGACATTGCTTGCTAATTATGAAGGTTTTGTATGGCCAGGTGTAATACCGGTGGATACTAAGTTTAGAGATGCCAGTTTAGCGCAGCAAGCACCCATAGAGTATTGTCCTAAATCTAGGGGTGTGTTTGCTTATAAGGCATTACTAGAGTATTTAATGAAGGGTAGTTAG
- the ccmD gene encoding heme exporter protein CcmD: MQFESFSDFIAMGGYGFFVWLSYGSCAAILAGILISSLNDGKKLKKEVKAQMLREERIKKAKEEAQA, encoded by the coding sequence ATGCAGTTTGAATCTTTTAGTGACTTTATAGCTATGGGTGGCTACGGCTTCTTTGTGTGGCTTTCATATGGCTCTTGTGCTGCTATTTTGGCTGGCATTCTAATTAGTTCTCTTAACGATGGTAAGAAACTAAAAAAAGAAGTAAAAGCGCAAATGCTGCGTGAAGAGCGTATTAAGAAAGCAAAAGAGGAGGCGCAAGCATGA
- a CDS encoding heme ABC transporter permease yields MWKWLHPYAKADRAYQLCNTLLPYFAVITVVCLVVGWVWGLAFAPADYQQKDSYRIIFIHVPSAILSMGAYSSMAIAAIVALVWQLRNAELAVIAIAPVGAAMTAIALITGAAWGKPMWGAWWVWDARLTSELILLFLYLGVLSLYHAFEDKKAAGKAACILAIVGVINLPIIHFSVEWWNTLHQGATITKFDTSAIDPSMLWPLFINIAGFAGFVGVISLIRLKNEILQREKHRPWVRSLVSRG; encoded by the coding sequence ATGTGGAAATGGTTACATCCCTACGCTAAAGCAGATCGTGCATACCAGTTGTGTAACACCTTACTGCCGTATTTTGCCGTAATTACCGTTGTCTGTTTAGTTGTTGGTTGGGTCTGGGGCTTAGCGTTTGCGCCAGCGGATTACCAACAAAAAGACAGCTACAGGATCATCTTTATTCATGTGCCTTCAGCCATTTTGTCTATGGGCGCGTATTCTTCAATGGCGATTGCCGCAATTGTGGCGCTCGTCTGGCAGTTGAGAAATGCTGAGTTGGCTGTAATTGCGATTGCGCCTGTAGGGGCTGCAATGACTGCAATTGCTCTTATCACCGGTGCTGCATGGGGTAAGCCTATGTGGGGAGCATGGTGGGTGTGGGATGCACGCTTAACCTCAGAACTCATTCTTTTATTCTTATATCTAGGGGTTTTATCGCTCTATCATGCGTTTGAAGATAAAAAGGCGGCGGGCAAAGCGGCGTGTATCTTAGCGATCGTAGGTGTGATCAATCTACCCATTATTCATTTCTCAGTTGAGTGGTGGAACACGTTACATCAAGGTGCAACCATCACTAAGTTTGATACGTCGGCGATTGACCCTAGCATGTTGTGGCCATTATTTATCAACATCGCAGGCTTTGCTGGTTTTGTGGGTGTGATTTCACTAATTCGTTTAAAGAATGAAATTCTTCAGCGTGAAAAGCACCGTCCTTGGGTACGCAGTTTAGTAAGTCGAGGTTAA
- the ccmE gene encoding cytochrome c maturation protein CcmE, translated as MNPRRKKRMFAVLGIIFGLGSAIGLTLYALQENINLFYTPSELINGKGENYEMPFVGQKLRIGGMVVPGSVKRDETSLDVEFKLIDTGPMVTIRYHGILPDLFREGQGIVAQGTLIEPDVIEAFEVLAKHDEEYMPAEIAEAVKGIKHEKPKYNLNNEN; from the coding sequence ATGAACCCTAGACGTAAAAAGCGCATGTTTGCTGTGCTAGGCATTATCTTTGGTCTTGGCTCAGCGATTGGCTTAACTTTATACGCATTACAAGAAAACATTAATTTGTTCTATACCCCGTCAGAGCTCATAAATGGCAAGGGTGAAAACTATGAAATGCCATTCGTGGGCCAAAAGTTACGAATTGGTGGCATGGTCGTACCTGGTTCAGTAAAGCGTGATGAAACCTCTTTAGATGTTGAGTTTAAGCTTATTGATACCGGTCCGATGGTAACTATTCGCTATCATGGTATTTTGCCAGATCTGTTTCGTGAAGGTCAGGGTATTGTCGCACAAGGTACTTTAATTGAGCCTGATGTGATTGAAGCCTTTGAAGTTTTAGCCAAGCATGATGAAGAATATATGCCTGCTGAAATTGCAGAAGCCGTTAAAGGTATTAAACACGAAAAACCAAAATATAATTTAAATAACGAGAATTAG
- a CDS encoding flagellar hook-length control protein FliK gives MNELPIINLNSVSSESISTLSEANRRALHNSIEQSFLAKNISIKSDSISMDIEINGRWQTVRLAIEPQSQKLELPEAIVKLDETGLKLTLQTPKQGVHIKATDQLLSLLNFLKGDSIGPNITTHAEIKTTPASLQLPKLDVNLAINPSLAKILDAEPKLIAKLNANTAQILLTISDRFGEQLLKQPIAKNKITQSLTNSFPSMVLNFSEKAPKIQHPITKAALSLRNIELLSENTQNKSWRAATPTPTMHGLEISEKQKQYAIQLKHSAKSMLTQATNLVRPTNEAPLKSGLNYDKPLLNVSFKDVKQAVRTALQNIIAAPFMLIGNKNNKNPVSSNVDTAAIASRILNLNKTSGSQALIYPEAKNLKSEPIVQLFSQIRQTIAFTPQFTVTTPLKVPKHLLATALFSQENLKATPNLPPNSNVSFTNKLSSDAQSSIKQGTSLLQPRTEHVKTGIGHSDAQMATQEKITPKEAIQKTLTPPFTGDNKANQSEQSQTSKTNIKEAKARSISSPIQQNVFSELHKTVKEQVDVSNNAAHQNFSRLSEKVNDTNQAKLPTQHVLSIIKSHYSPSGSLEKLLIKPFISEQPINKDEKLEPKVSSEQINKLSHFKDEKSPDLTRLVHQAFSRMIDEKQHSSAQIANELNLPNPLVGATAQTIINTNLQSSSLLNNVEKLLLTFLSASKVIQSESNDSSTQAKFDALLKTLQPNFKAQNITQLQQQIPNLNSPLMNELVQLNNNLQQNMVQSANLNQNQNQDSDTQLLVSLFLPTKLPDNCKQTHLQIGNYKKPAKANMPEKTVWYIRLNFDYSSLGKLSVQAELMDKSLECQVTGNSAQVCALAQPHIDTLRRKLSAHGLQVGDIELTEDSEKADLFFTQHAIVNVQV, from the coding sequence ATGAATGAATTGCCAATTATAAACCTGAACTCGGTCTCATCTGAGTCTATCTCAACTTTAAGCGAAGCAAATAGACGTGCTTTGCATAACTCGATTGAGCAATCGTTCTTAGCCAAGAACATTTCGATAAAATCTGATTCAATCAGTATGGACATCGAAATAAATGGACGCTGGCAAACTGTTCGCCTTGCAATAGAGCCTCAAAGTCAAAAACTCGAATTACCAGAAGCAATCGTCAAGCTCGATGAAACGGGATTGAAGTTAACATTACAAACCCCAAAACAAGGTGTACATATCAAGGCTACTGACCAATTGCTCTCTTTGTTGAATTTTTTAAAAGGAGATTCAATTGGCCCAAATATCACGACACACGCTGAAATAAAAACCACACCAGCTAGTCTTCAACTTCCTAAGCTTGACGTAAACCTAGCAATCAATCCAAGTCTTGCAAAAATACTCGACGCAGAGCCTAAATTAATTGCAAAATTAAACGCCAATACTGCACAGATATTACTCACAATCAGTGACCGCTTTGGAGAGCAACTGCTCAAACAACCAATCGCCAAAAATAAAATTACACAGAGCCTAACAAATAGCTTCCCTTCTATGGTGCTTAATTTTTCTGAGAAGGCGCCAAAAATTCAACACCCAATCACCAAAGCCGCTTTATCACTCAGAAATATTGAACTGCTTTCAGAAAATACCCAAAACAAAAGCTGGCGGGCTGCAACACCTACTCCCACTATGCATGGCCTTGAAATTAGCGAAAAGCAGAAACAATATGCTATTCAATTAAAACATTCAGCTAAGTCAATGCTTACACAGGCTACAAACTTGGTAAGACCCACAAACGAGGCGCCTCTCAAATCAGGGTTAAATTATGACAAGCCTTTGCTGAATGTTTCATTTAAAGACGTAAAGCAAGCTGTGCGAACTGCATTACAAAATATTATTGCAGCGCCTTTTATGTTGATTGGTAATAAAAACAATAAAAACCCAGTTTCTTCAAACGTGGATACCGCGGCTATTGCGAGTAGAATACTAAATTTAAACAAAACATCAGGTTCTCAAGCACTCATTTACCCAGAGGCCAAAAACTTAAAATCAGAACCTATTGTGCAGCTATTTTCTCAGATCAGACAAACAATAGCGTTTACACCTCAATTTACGGTAACGACACCGCTAAAAGTGCCTAAGCATCTTTTAGCAACCGCACTATTTTCTCAAGAAAATTTGAAAGCAACGCCTAACTTACCACCAAATTCGAACGTAAGCTTCACAAATAAACTTTCTTCTGATGCACAATCTTCAATAAAGCAAGGGACATCATTACTACAACCAAGAACCGAACATGTTAAGACAGGCATAGGCCACAGCGATGCTCAAATGGCTACGCAAGAAAAGATTACTCCTAAGGAAGCAATTCAAAAAACACTAACGCCCCCCTTTACAGGAGATAACAAGGCCAACCAAAGTGAGCAATCACAAACATCAAAAACTAATATCAAAGAAGCAAAAGCTCGCTCTATCAGTTCTCCTATTCAGCAAAATGTATTCTCTGAACTACATAAGACAGTAAAAGAGCAAGTTGATGTTAGCAATAATGCAGCGCACCAAAACTTCAGTCGCCTATCTGAAAAAGTGAATGACACAAACCAAGCTAAACTACCTACCCAACATGTATTATCTATAATAAAAAGTCATTATTCGCCTTCTGGAAGCCTAGAGAAGCTACTGATTAAGCCATTTATATCTGAGCAACCAATAAATAAAGATGAAAAGTTGGAGCCAAAAGTGAGCTCTGAGCAGATTAATAAACTCTCTCACTTTAAAGATGAAAAGTCACCTGACCTAACACGCTTGGTACATCAGGCTTTTTCGAGAATGATAGATGAAAAGCAGCACTCTTCAGCGCAAATTGCGAATGAGCTTAACTTACCAAACCCGCTTGTAGGGGCTACGGCTCAAACGATAATAAATACTAACCTTCAAAGCAGTAGTTTACTCAATAACGTTGAAAAATTACTGCTCACATTTTTATCTGCATCAAAAGTAATACAAAGCGAAAGTAATGATAGTTCTACACAAGCAAAATTCGATGCTTTATTGAAAACCCTACAACCCAATTTTAAAGCACAGAATATCACCCAACTTCAGCAGCAAATACCCAATTTGAACTCACCTTTAATGAATGAGCTCGTGCAACTAAATAATAATTTACAACAAAATATGGTTCAGTCGGCAAACCTCAACCAGAATCAAAACCAAGATAGTGACACCCAGTTGCTGGTAAGCTTATTTTTACCTACTAAGCTCCCTGACAACTGCAAACAGACACATTTGCAAATAGGCAATTATAAAAAGCCTGCAAAAGCTAACATGCCAGAAAAGACGGTTTGGTATATCCGATTAAACTTTGACTATTCGTCACTAGGAAAGCTCTCCGTGCAAGCTGAACTCATGGATAAATCACTGGAGTGTCAAGTAACAGGAAATTCCGCTCAGGTTTGTGCGCTTGCACAGCCGCATATTGATACTTTGAGAAGAAAATTAAGTGCGCATGGTCTTCAAGTTGGTGATATCGAGCTAACTGAAGACAGTGAAAAAGCTGACTTGTTTTTTACTCAGCATGCAATCGTGAATGTACAGGTTTAG
- the ccmB gene encoding heme exporter protein CcmB — protein MQVNHSYWQLFKAVYSKDVTLAFRQRAEIVNPLLFFLIVITLFPLAIGPEPGLLARMAPGIIWVAALLSTMLGLDKLFRDDYHDGSLEQMIASPYPLSLCVLAKVFAHWTITGLPMVLMAPMFALLMNLESQALGATILTLLIGTPLLSFIGAIGAGLTVGLQKGGILMSLLVLPLYIPVLIFATSAIDTSRMSLAYGGQLAILGAMLAVACIAAPLAISSALRVSVS, from the coding sequence ATGCAAGTAAATCATTCTTATTGGCAGCTTTTTAAAGCTGTATACAGCAAAGATGTCACTTTAGCATTTAGACAACGTGCTGAAATAGTAAACCCTTTATTGTTTTTCCTCATTGTCATTACGTTGTTTCCTCTAGCAATTGGTCCTGAGCCTGGATTATTGGCTCGCATGGCGCCAGGTATTATTTGGGTCGCAGCGCTACTGTCTACCATGCTAGGCCTTGATAAGTTATTCAGAGATGATTATCACGATGGTTCATTAGAGCAAATGATTGCCTCACCCTATCCATTGTCTTTGTGTGTGTTAGCGAAAGTGTTTGCGCATTGGACCATCACCGGGTTGCCTATGGTTTTGATGGCACCCATGTTTGCACTTTTGATGAACCTTGAGTCTCAGGCGCTTGGTGCAACCATTTTAACTTTATTAATCGGAACCCCATTGTTGAGCTTTATCGGTGCCATTGGCGCTGGTTTAACTGTGGGCTTACAAAAAGGAGGTATTCTAATGAGTTTACTTGTTTTACCTCTTTATATTCCTGTCCTAATTTTTGCAACCTCGGCCATTGATACCAGCAGAATGTCGCTGGCATATGGCGGGCAGCTTGCAATCTTGGGTGCGATGTTAGCAGTTGCCTGCATTGCCGCACCTTTAGCCATATCGTCAGCATTAAGAGTGAGTGTAAGTTAA
- a CDS encoding chemotaxis protein CheW, with amino-acid sequence MSKHLFANEKVMKQYLGALLQEDEPQETALAPVAKLLERVPEITETELNQPVEKVVPDIIETQSAPVVESPEVVEIPEVESKDLELTKNNTIIKEEAIVEPSLTSVQEEYGESEFQALFFEVAGLTLAVPLKSLGGIHQLGEVTQLFGKPKWFKGVMLNREEKLNVVDTARWVMPEKYTPELEEKLDYQYLITLGDSPWGLLAENLINNITLKPEDIKWRVNGGKRPWLAGVIKEKMCALIDVENLNRLLEQGLDSQEQ; translated from the coding sequence ATGAGTAAACACTTGTTTGCTAATGAGAAGGTAATGAAACAGTATCTAGGCGCATTATTGCAAGAAGATGAGCCTCAAGAGACTGCGCTTGCCCCTGTGGCAAAATTACTCGAGCGTGTACCTGAGATTACTGAGACAGAGTTAAATCAACCAGTCGAAAAAGTTGTACCAGATATCATTGAGACTCAATCTGCGCCGGTAGTAGAAAGCCCTGAGGTCGTCGAAATCCCAGAGGTTGAGTCGAAAGATCTTGAGTTAACAAAAAATAATACTATTATCAAAGAAGAAGCTATTGTTGAGCCAAGTTTAACAAGCGTTCAAGAAGAGTATGGTGAAAGTGAGTTTCAAGCTTTATTTTTTGAAGTTGCAGGGCTGACTTTGGCAGTGCCTTTGAAGTCTTTAGGTGGTATTCACCAATTAGGTGAGGTAACACAGCTTTTCGGAAAGCCTAAGTGGTTTAAAGGTGTCATGCTTAATCGAGAAGAAAAGCTCAACGTTGTTGATACTGCCAGATGGGTTATGCCTGAGAAGTATACCCCAGAGCTTGAAGAGAAACTGGATTACCAGTATTTAATTACACTCGGAGATAGCCCTTGGGGGCTGTTGGCTGAAAATTTAATTAATAACATCACATTAAAGCCAGAAGACATTAAGTGGCGTGTAAATGGAGGCAAGCGACCTTGGCTTGCTGGCGTCATTAAAGAAAAAATGTGTGCTTTGATAGATGTAGAGAATTTAAACCGCTTACTAGAGCAAGGCTTAGATAGCCAAGAGCAGTAA
- a CDS encoding DUF2802 domain-containing protein — protein MLAVVQENLAFIVVTITSGILFLICLGFIFGLQKKLEQNHKNQKFLKQQLEESNAQTEILRSEIAELRSGLMSIGKRLLACENFAKDLAQQQAAQKYDDPDAKIYSRAVKMIELGADLEEIMRECEIPRAEAELLLSLHQKQS, from the coding sequence GTGCTAGCTGTCGTTCAAGAAAATCTTGCTTTTATTGTAGTCACTATTACCTCAGGCATCCTCTTTTTAATATGTCTGGGGTTTATTTTTGGTTTGCAAAAAAAGTTAGAACAGAATCATAAAAATCAAAAGTTTTTAAAACAGCAGCTCGAAGAATCGAATGCTCAGACTGAGATACTACGTAGCGAAATTGCGGAGTTGAGGTCAGGTTTAATGAGCATAGGCAAGCGTTTATTGGCTTGCGAAAATTTTGCTAAAGATTTAGCTCAGCAGCAAGCTGCGCAAAAGTATGATGATCCAGACGCAAAAATTTATTCTCGAGCAGTTAAAATGATTGAATTAGGTGCCGATCTCGAAGAGATAATGCGAGAGTGTGAAATACCTCGAGCAGAAGCAGAGTTACTTCTTTCATTGCACCAGAAGCAATCTTAA
- a CDS encoding protein-glutamate methylesterase/protein-glutamine glutaminase, whose amino-acid sequence MAVKVLVVDDSSFFRRRVSEILEQDSDIKVIDFAVNGQEAVEKAASLRPDVITMDVEMPILDGISAVKKIMQANPTPILMFSSLTREGAGATLDALDAGALDFLPKKFEDIARNSEEAIKSLQNKVKEIGRRRLPRSVSSYSRPSVTKAPTPQASISPRPSTSTRTSSVAQPDRSFQRTSTQQVSSASTPSKQFKASGKQYKLVAIGTSTGGPVALQTILTQLPANFPHPILLIQHMPAAFTPAFATRLNSLCKIKVKEAEHGDKLQPGVAYLAPGGKQMLVESKGAMKTLRVFEDDSPRVTYKPCVDVTFASAAKAYQSDVLAIVLTGMGADGRDGARLLKQSGATIWAQDEQTCVVYGMPQAVANAGLSSESLALHDVATRINKEIGC is encoded by the coding sequence ATGGCAGTAAAAGTTTTAGTTGTAGACGATTCAAGCTTTTTTAGGCGTCGAGTCAGCGAAATTTTAGAGCAAGATAGTGATATCAAGGTAATTGACTTTGCTGTTAATGGACAAGAAGCTGTTGAAAAGGCGGCTTCACTTCGTCCAGATGTTATTACTATGGACGTAGAAATGCCTATCTTAGACGGTATTAGTGCCGTAAAGAAAATCATGCAGGCTAACCCTACCCCAATTTTGATGTTTTCCTCACTTACTCGTGAAGGTGCAGGTGCTACTTTAGATGCGCTTGATGCTGGTGCGTTAGACTTTTTACCAAAAAAGTTCGAGGATATAGCTCGAAATAGTGAAGAAGCGATTAAATCGTTACAAAACAAAGTAAAAGAAATTGGACGCAGAAGGTTGCCGCGTTCTGTGAGCAGTTATTCAAGGCCATCGGTTACAAAGGCGCCAACACCTCAAGCTTCTATTTCACCAAGACCTTCGACGTCGACACGAACATCGAGTGTTGCCCAACCAGATAGAAGCTTTCAAAGAACTTCTACACAGCAGGTTTCGAGTGCATCAACGCCAAGTAAGCAGTTCAAAGCTTCAGGTAAACAATATAAGCTTGTTGCAATAGGTACTTCAACGGGTGGGCCAGTTGCACTGCAAACAATTCTTACTCAATTACCTGCAAATTTTCCACATCCGATTTTGTTAATACAGCATATGCCTGCCGCTTTTACACCTGCTTTTGCAACTAGGTTGAATAGCTTGTGTAAGATTAAAGTCAAAGAAGCAGAGCATGGTGATAAATTACAACCGGGTGTTGCATATTTGGCGCCGGGTGGAAAGCAAATGCTGGTTGAGTCTAAAGGTGCAATGAAAACTCTAAGAGTCTTTGAAGATGACAGCCCACGGGTAACGTACAAACCTTGCGTTGATGTTACGTTCGCTAGTGCGGCAAAGGCTTATCAGTCAGATGTGCTTGCGATAGTTTTAACAGGCATGGGAGCCGATGGTAGAGATGGTGCTCGTTTATTAAAACAGTCTGGCGCGACGATTTGGGCGCAAGATGAGCAAACTTGTGTTGTTTATGGTATGCCTCAAGCTGTTGCAAATGCAGGCTTATCCTCTGAGAGTTTGGCTTTACATGACGTTGCCACAAGAATCAATAAAGAAATAGGTTGTTAA
- a CDS encoding chemotaxis protein CheW gives MSQDRLLSADNNADSNDEVLQWVTYKLEDETYGINVMQVQEVLRYTEIAPVPGAPSYVLGIINLRGNVVTVIDTRARFGLMSSEVTDNSRIVIIEAEKQVIGILVDSVAEVVYLRSSEIDSAPNIGTEESAKFIQGVSNREGELLILVDLNKLLSDDEWDELSHI, from the coding sequence ATGAGCCAAGATAGACTACTTTCTGCAGACAATAATGCCGACAGTAATGATGAAGTTCTTCAATGGGTAACTTATAAGTTAGAAGACGAAACGTATGGTATTAATGTAATGCAAGTGCAGGAAGTGCTGCGTTATACAGAAATAGCCCCAGTGCCAGGTGCGCCAAGCTATGTTCTTGGTATTATTAATTTGCGTGGTAACGTAGTAACGGTTATCGATACTCGTGCACGTTTTGGTCTGATGAGCTCAGAGGTAACTGACAACTCAAGGATCGTGATCATAGAAGCTGAAAAGCAGGTCATTGGTATTCTTGTCGATAGTGTTGCTGAAGTTGTTTACTTACGCAGCTCAGAAATCGACAGTGCACCAAACATTGGTACTGAAGAAAGTGCTAAGTTCATCCAAGGCGTGTCGAATAGAGAGGGTGAGCTACTTATTCTTGTTGATTTGAATAAGTTACTCAGCGATGATGAGTGGGATGAATTGAGTCACATATAA
- a CDS encoding EscU/YscU/HrcU family type III secretion system export apparatus switch protein, with amino-acid sequence MEQKSAIGLLYEAGKSPEVVCKGFGELAEEIITLAKEKGIMIHEDAELASTLNQLDLHQEIPKELYYVIAELIAFSYVLRGKFPPGWEGFNKKLNIKA; translated from the coding sequence ATGGAACAGAAATCAGCGATAGGTTTACTTTATGAAGCGGGCAAATCACCTGAGGTTGTCTGTAAAGGGTTTGGTGAGTTAGCTGAAGAGATCATTACTTTAGCAAAAGAAAAGGGCATTATGATCCACGAAGATGCAGAGCTTGCTTCCACGTTAAATCAACTTGATTTACACCAAGAAATTCCAAAAGAACTCTATTATGTCATCGCCGAATTAATTGCTTTTTCCTATGTTTTAAGAGGAAAGTTTCCACCTGGCTGGGAAGGTTTTAATAAGAAGTTGAATATAAAGGCTTGA
- the ccmA gene encoding cytochrome c biogenesis heme-transporting ATPase CcmA, with protein sequence MVDYRPILRTENTNLLEVKSVTCVKQERCLFEALSFTLGSGKIMQIEGPNGAGKTSLLRILSGFAQPEEGEVLFEQRSINDYYDEFAAELLFIGHKTGVNTQLTAFENVCHWLRVHGYNDESQVYDLLGKLGLVGLEDVPVRTLSAGQQRRVALVRLWLNSSKLWILDEPFTALDKKGVAMLQCRFNEHLEQGGSILLTTHQDLTQHFEQLQTLVLEYRH encoded by the coding sequence ATGGTAGACTATCGCCCAATTTTACGCACCGAGAATACTAATTTGCTAGAGGTTAAATCTGTCACTTGCGTCAAGCAAGAACGCTGTTTATTTGAAGCGCTTAGCTTTACACTCGGATCTGGCAAGATTATGCAAATTGAAGGCCCAAATGGTGCGGGAAAAACCTCTTTATTGAGGATTTTGTCAGGCTTTGCTCAACCAGAAGAGGGTGAGGTGCTGTTCGAGCAGCGTTCAATTAATGATTATTACGATGAATTTGCTGCTGAGTTACTATTCATTGGGCATAAAACGGGTGTAAACACCCAACTTACCGCATTTGAAAATGTCTGTCATTGGTTGCGTGTTCACGGTTATAACGATGAAAGTCAGGTGTATGACTTATTAGGCAAGTTAGGCTTAGTGGGCCTAGAAGATGTGCCGGTTAGAACATTGTCAGCAGGTCAGCAACGCCGAGTTGCATTGGTTAGACTATGGCTTAACAGTTCTAAGCTGTGGATTTTAGATGAGCCTTTTACTGCCCTAGATAAAAAAGGCGTTGCCATGTTGCAATGCCGCTTTAATGAGCATCTCGAGCAAGGCGGTTCAATCTTATTAACAACGCACCAAGATCTCACTCAGCATTTTGAACAATTACAAACTTTAGTGCTGGAGTATCGACACTAA